From the genome of Ignavibacteriales bacterium, one region includes:
- the csrA gene encoding carbon storage regulator CsrA, whose translation MLVLTRKINEDIKIGSDITIKILSISENQIKLGIDAPRNVQIYRNEVFEKVKESTIEASRASIQKETDLFKYKIQRVK comes from the coding sequence ATGTTAGTCTTAACAAGAAAAATAAATGAAGATATTAAAATTGGTTCGGACATAACTATTAAAATATTATCTATTTCCGAAAATCAAATAAAGTTAGGCATTGACGCTCCTAGAAATGTACAAATTTACCGAAACGAAGTGTTTGAAAAAGTAAAAGAAAGCACAATTGAAGCATCACGTGCCAGCATTCAAAAAGAAACAGACCTATTCAAATACAAAATCCAAAGGGTTAAATAA